In Oreochromis niloticus isolate F11D_XX linkage group LG12, O_niloticus_UMD_NMBU, whole genome shotgun sequence, the DNA window TTTCTTTAACTGAACTGAATAAAGAGAACCACCCACGCATGTTCAAGCCACTATTAATAGGCTTAATCATACAGACACTAAACAGGTTCATCTTCACAGGGGTGGCTTTTCTGGGCTTTAGCGGTTCAGCATATTTGTCATTGCCTTTAGTTATTTTTCTTGTTGCAGGGAAAGGTGTTTCCTAAGCTACGAAAGAGGGTTCCTCAGGGATCTGGATCCTCAGACTCAGTCTCCGATAAGGAGGAGGACGAGGCTACGGACTATGTCTTCCGAATCCTCTTTGCAAACAGTCAGTCAGAGTTTGGTGAGTCACCAAACATAAGCAGGGCCCAGGGGCTTCTCCCTGCAGTTGCATTTTGATAAAAATGTTGCCGATTGTTTGTTACAGTGACTGTAACTCATCCTCCCCATCTGACTTCATCCCCGTCCTTCCAACCGATTGGAAAGGGCCCTACCAAAACAGGGACCCTGGTTGTACCCAGGCGGTCCTGCAGCTGTCCTGAAGAATCCCCCTCACTCACAGGAAGCAGCTGTAACACTGTCACactttggctcgtctgtccatCTGTCAGCTTCGCCTTACTTTAATTCCTTGCGTCTAATATCCTCCTGCCCTGTCCTGTGCCTCAGGAAATGTTTATTGGTGTGCTGTGTCAATAAAGCCACAATGCTTCACACCTCTTTTACTGCACCACGACACAACAGCCTTTAATCAGGTGAACAGTGGACAACTAATCAAACATGGCAACCGAATTGAGAAAGGCGCTTGCTTAATTGAACTTCCTCCctatattaatgtaattaaaCACGATGGCTTCATTCTTCACGATTATCATATTATcataaatgtttctgttttctttgctctAACAGGAATCGAGCATAAGCAGGTCACTAGTGATCAGCATAATTGTGCTTCAGCAAAAATATTGCAAAGTGCAAATATAATTGTTCTCGAAAGCCTCAGCAGTATGCTGCTCTAAAGTGATTATGAtggcatgtttttgtgtttgctgcAGTTACTCCTCCAGATCTGATGGATCCAGGAGCTAAGATGTGGCATCCCACTCTCAGGAAGTCCTCGTGTTCCTCCTGCTCTCAGGGGAGCTTCTCTGAAGCGGCGACACCCAAGGGGTGCAACCATGAGAGGTGAGAGATAAAACACGCCCCGAGATAGACAGAGCTGTGTTAAGACTGGGGAACTGTGAAGCTCCTGAAGGCTGCTGTGATTCACTAACACACCTGACAACCTCCGCAATACAGAGGAAACTGGGGATGGAAGCAAGATACAAGAACCCAGCAATTACCCAGAAGACAATTGTGTGACATTTACCTCAGTGAAATGAGAACGTGTTGGGAGAATTAGTGATAAGCTGTGCAGATAAAATGGTAGAGAGCTATGGAAAGAAGACAGGCTGCTGGGCTAATTTGTTCTATATGGCAGCATAACAGTTTATCATTTTATAAAAGGTCAGCCCCGACACAGTAATGAACTCTACATTAGATAGAGGATATCGTATATTCGGGAGAATATGAATTACCTGCACTTAATAATTGGTCTAATGATAGTGTAttgctgtctgtgttttctctgcATACTAATGTGGGTTGTGTCTTTCTGCAGGACTCCTCTGAAGCTGCTATGTGACAACATGAAGTATCAGATCATCTCCAGGGCATTTTATGGCTGTATGTAAATGCTTAATGCTGCAGTCACACTAGGGAAAAAGATGGTTGCATGACGATGttgacttcatttttttcacaccttTTGAGGGCGAATTTTGTGTTCGGTATGTCTATACAACACAAAAGGTTTGGAACTTACAATTCTGAATTTCATGTCCCTTTTTTGCATCGCACTCGATGCGTAATGACCTTCACTCATAAATCAGCAGAAATCACAAATTCATATGAGAAAACTACTCACTGAATCAGGCTACGATTGTTAGGAGACAGCTTGCCTCCTACGCAGTGACCTGTGCAATCACTTTGCAATTAAAAGCTGCAAGCTCAACCTCCGGGCATCTCCGCAAGTCTTTGCAGCCGGTCACTAACAGCAAAGAAATTAAACCACTGATTGTTCCTCATCACAGCGAGGTTGCCGTCCTatttttactctagtgtgactgagccGTAGTGTATACCCTGAAAAATCCCTTCACATTCAATTTGAAAAAGTATTTTATGGCATGCTTTAGCTTCTTCAATAACAAACTGCATTGTCAAACAGGGCTGGCATACTGCCGTCACCTTTCTACAGTGCGTACGCACCTCTCAGCTCTCGTAAATCACACCATTGTGGCGCCCGACGTGCCCTGTGCCGCCTCGGGAGGCCTCACCGCAGACGTGTGGCAGACTTTCCTCAAAGACTGCACAGTAAGCACCTCTGACATCCCTTTACTGCAACACAAACTTAATATTACCTTTTTTCTGTTCACACACACGAGCAGCATCCCCATCACTCAGTCAGTCTTAATATTAATATCAATCCTCTCCTAAAAAGTGGTTCACACTGTTAGTGTCACGACAGTGTGCATGACAGGCGACTAATGGCTCTATAAATCTCAAACTCCTTGTCTACAGGTTATTTGAACATCTGTTACATTTGCTGGAGTGAAAGAGAgtctgaattaaaaataaaataatagttTATTAGCCAAGCACTGCAAACTGGATTGTTCTTAATAAATCAGTCGACACTGAAGTTTTGAAGCACTGATGAACTATTTAAATATGCAGTTAATCAACTGCCTGTCTTGTTTCTTTAGGCCTACAAGGAGCAGGAGCTGCTGCGCCTGGTGTACTTCGGTGGTGTGGACCCATCACTGAGGAAAGAGGTGTGGCCTTTCCTGCTGGGTCATTACCAGTTTGGCATGTCAGAGGCTGAGAGGAAGGAGGTTTGTATTTTCTATGCTTATGGTTTTGAGCCAGAAGCCTTTTCAACCTAATCACTGATCCTTCATCCTTTACTTTTTCATGCAGGTGGATGATCAGGTCAGAGTGTGCTACCAGCAGACCATGGGGGAGTGGCTCAGCTGTGAGGAGATTGTCCGCCAGCGAGAGAAGGAGCAGCACGCTGCGGCTTTGGCGAAGTGCTCCTCGGGTGCAAGCATGGACAGTTACAGTCAGAAGATGAAGCATCACGATTCAACTGTGAGCAATGAGGTAAAACAGCAACGCGTACACATGCAGACTCAAACGAAAAACACAGTAACCTTTGGTGTAGACCAGTGTATGTTGTGACCAAAACTAGTAACTCATCCAGGTACAGTGACAGAGAAGATTGGAAATTAAACATTAATGCCAGCTTTACACTTTTGGAGCTTGAATTGTGCCTTTTTATACTCTTTTTCGCACCTTTTATTCTCCGATCACAGTCCTCCCAGAGCTCAGACAGGCAGAGTTTGGCTCGCCTGCAGAGTGAttccagcagcagcacacaggtATCAGAAACTCAGCAGTATTTGGATGTCAAAATAGTCTTTTGGTCTTTTAAAGATGGTGAAGATAATGTTGCATTTCTATCATCCATTTCTGTCGCTCTGTCCGTTTGATCTCAGCATTTTGAACCAAAACTCCTCACTGCTACCTTCTCTCCTGCTAGTTCTTTACATCCTCCCAACCCTTCCCCTGGAGTAGCCTGCTTCCCTTTGGCTTGTTCTTTCAGGTGTTTGAGTCTGTAGAGGAGGTGGACCAGATTGAGATGGAGCCCAAGAATGGAGAAACCAAACAGGTGCCTAAGCTGCCCAATGGAGCTCTGCAGAACGGGACGAGCTCTCCTGACTCTGGACATCCTTCCTCTCGCAACTTCTCCATCACCTCTGGCCTGTCGGACGGCTCCTTCAGCACAGAGGACAGCGCTGCACAAGATACAACCCCGAGACCTGCAGCTGTCCCTCAGGTGTCACAGAGCTCTGTCAAGCCTGCAGGAGGAGAGAGCGAAGGTCAGTCATTGGAAAAGGACGGCCAGGTGGAAGGTGAAGTGAAGGACAAAAGGGTGGAGAAAGAGAAAGCCTCCGATGTGACCAAAACTTCAAAACATGCTGCAGAAACAGGTGATAAAATAGACACGAAAAAGACGAGTTTAAAGCCTGAAACGAAAGATAATATCGAGGAGTCACAAGCTGTTAAAGCAGCGGGGACAAAGCATGAAGATAAAAGCCTCGATGGGAACATTAAAGGTGACGAATCTTTAGAGACACTAGAAGTGGCAAAAGCATTGAAACCCGAAGAAGCGAATGTGGAAAAGATGAAGGAAGTGGACGAATCAAAGACGAGTAAAGAGGTTTTAGTGACAGGAgggaaagagaaaatattcaaaGGTCCCGGGGCTCCTGAAATGGAAAATCTCACTCTCTCAGCAGACACAAGAGTGGTGAAAGCAAGAGAAGCCTACAGTGCCGCTCAGAAAGATGAGCCTCACATCATGACTGAGTCAGATGAGTCTCCCTCAGCCATAGAAATGGAGGAGATCCCCAAAGCCAAAGTTTCCATGGTGCCTTGGAGCAGGAAAGGACATTGTGAAACCTCGTCTTCCTCTGAGAACTCGCCCCCTCACGTAGAGCTCAGGCAGAAGGAGGAACAAAGAAAGCTCAGTCCAGAGGGCACAGAGTCCAACCTGTCGGAGCCGGAGATGGAGAGCCTTTACCCTCCCTTTGACTCTCTGGCTGCATCTGAAAACACAAAGAACCAAGTGACCTCTCAAGTGTCAACTGGGAGTCCCTTCTCTGTATGATAATATCATATGATTTTAATTTACATTAAATAAACTCAAATGACCGTAAGTATGTTTTACACATAAATATCATTTCATCTATTTCAGCAAGAGCTTTTGGACCTGTATACACTGAATCTGCACCGCATTGAAAAGGACGTCCAGCGCTGTGATAGAAACTACTGGTACTTTACTCCTGCCAACCTGGAGAAACTACGCAACATCATGTGCAGGTAAAACACTGAGAGCAACACTCAAGGTTAATAAAAGGAAAATGGAAAGGAAACGTGAGGTTTCTCATCACTATTGGCTGTAAAAATTTGACAAAATCTTGAAAAGATATCAAAGAAGAGTGGAGGATTTGTCTCTGTTTAGCCTTAAATAGACCACATAAATGCTCTATTTAATAAACGTCATAAATAACTGTGGTCATATTTAAACACCGTGAAAAGCCGAACACCAGTAAGACAAAGCAGCGGGCAATTCTTTTTTTCAAGAGCTGAATGACTCACTCTCATTCAGATTCAATTGAGAGCTTCCTTTGTCAATTTTCCGACACAATAACACTACGAAGCCACGAATACAAGTGATCACAACACTAAGATGTAACGCAAGGAAAGAAAAGCCAACAGTGCAGCAGAAATGACTTTGATCTGAAATGTTTTTATAGCCAGCCGAGCTAACAGGCTACACATTCTTTCTCCCTCCAGTTACATTTTCTAGGTTTTATGTCTGCTTCTATTGTAGTGTGcatattggggtttttttcttgtaactagctgaaaataagaaaacacacaaaaaagacgTTTTCTTAAACAGCAGATTacatgtctttattttttttatgcctTCTCTCATGATGAGCCACTCATCTACACCTTTCTAAGCCCTTCTTATACAAAACATATATATTTACAGTTTTAGCAGCCTTAATTACAAAGGATAATacgttttggagaaaaacatacagtactgtgcgGAAGTCTTGAGTCACacatcatttctttatattttgctccaAAGAAgccagaactttttttttcttgagttctatttttttggtttgttaagATATTTCACACTGACCTAAGAATCATtcactggactgaaaatcagtggcaacaggtctgatggggagatttgaaatttgaaattaCTGGTTCAAATTGTCGTCAGTATAtgcagaggaggtcaggagagcggtagaacagtgagtgtctacagccttCTGTAAAACAAGGTGGAAGGGCTTTTCGTAGTTCGGCCAGTGGTGCTGGAATTATGAAATAGTGAAAAACTGATGGAatcatgaacacagaaaagtaccatcagttTGTAATTCGCCAAAAAATACCAACTGGAAAGTATTTGATTTgcagtggcttcatttttcatcatGACAGTGATCCTAAGCGTACTGCcgatgcagtaaaagcatacctggatagaaaaacacacagcggaCTACTAtcagagtaaaaaaaacagaataaaaggcagcaaacatccaaagaagagcttgaATGTCTtttaagaagcctggagaactattcctgaaggctacttaaaaaatgacaacacaggtcgcctaagagagttcaggctgcgctgtatatactgtatttccacatTTCGATAAATCTCCACCTATTCCCCAATTTCCGAGAAAAATATATGAAGAAATGGAATGCAGATCAAGATTTTTGCAGAGTACTGTAGTTGTCCTAAAAACAGTTATTATTATATGTTACAACGTGAGTGTGGAAACAGCTGTTGACATTAGTGTAGCTCAGAGAGAAAAGCAGCCAAGTGGAGTCAAGTTCACTTCTCTTGGTTGTATATTCACAGCTATATCTGGAGGCACCTTGACATCGGTTATGTGCAGGGAATGTGCGACCTGCTGGCTCCACTTCTAGTCATTCTGGATGATGGTGAGTCAACACACTGACTCACTATTTATTTTCCCTCCTCTTTGACACTTGGTGTATTTTTACAGTATTTGATGTAACAGCAGAGAAGAGTTTGCCCACTCGATTTTTCACTCCCGCTTCCTCTCTCTGTCCTCCTGTCAGAGGCCATGGCTTTCAGCTGTTTCACTGAACTCATGAAGAGAATGAATCAAAACTTTCCACACGGAGGAGCTATGGACACTCATTTTGCAAACATGCGCTCACTAATCCAGGTCACACAGCATCTACAAACCCccatttcttcttcacttttttctcttttttctctgctgtcttaattttgtttataattatttaatttacttTGATCGTCTCTCGGTATAGATCCTGGATTCTGAGCTGTTTGAGCTAATGCACCAGAATGGAGACTACACCCACTTCTATTTCTGCTACCGCTGGTTTCTCCTAGACTTCAAGCGAGGTAATGTGACAGCATAGCCTGACACAGTTTGCACCAATTAGAGAGGATTCCTCTCTTTAAGCCCTGCTTGTGAATAAAATACCAAACAATCTGCCAGCTTGTTAGCAGCACATTCAGCTGGAAGAGATTTTGCATGAATGATCGCTAAATGTTCTGGCTTTACAATTCACAGTACTTTAGAATGAGGGTTTGCCATATTTTAGCCGTACTTTCTATTATCATTCTTGCTGTATCTGCATCGTCTCCTCTCTCCACTGAAAGCTCCACAAACTCACCTCCCACCCAAACCTCCGAACGCCGCTgcagttcagcttttgtttGGGCGCTTTGTCTTGCAGAGCTGGTCTATGATGACGTGTTTGCAGTCTGGGAAACCATCTGGGCAGCAAAGCATGTCTCTTCCAGTCACTTTGTCCTCTTCATTGCACTGGCGCTGGTGGAGGTGTACAGGGACATCATCCTGGAGAATAACATGGACTTCACTGACATCATTAAGTTCTTCAACGGTAAAGCCTTGAAGCTGAAGTTCACATATGCTGTGCAAGACTATTTggcacaataaaacaagaagagTTTCAAAACCAACATAAATCTagtaaatatctggtttaatGAGGTTTTGCATTTAACATTATGCTACTCTGATTACATTACTCTGTTTTGCCTTGTTCTAATACTgcagattgatttttttttttatcctccaGACAGTGAAACTTccatttctgtcagtgtaaagacattaaattaaacatttaatccctgagatgTCTTATatgaaaaagaagtgcaatttcaacatttagtgtttctacatgataaatgtgtaaaattacagaaaagccTCGGGTAGCTTATTTCCCAGCCTGTCCTATAATTATGAAATATTAAGTTTTTATTGTCATCAGCCCGTCGGGCAGGCAGACGGGCAGTCTGGACACCCAACTCTGTGAACTCAATAACTCGAAGCATcgtaggattttcaaattgataccatagccATACCATGCATTTCATAAAAATCAATTCCttccttcacatttttcagAACCATCCAGTTGACCAaattggagtctttgctgggcCAATGCTGGCCCTCGAGCCTTATATTTGACACTCCTACTCTAATGCATGCTAAATCAGCACCATATTTTTTACATATTAAAGTTAACCTATTtgttattgtattattattcaGCCTGTATAGTACAGCAGCATAATTTCAGCTCTGTATCTTAAAGACACTGAAGAAGCAGCTACATTATAGAAATCACCATTTTAAGAACCTGACTCATAGAATAGATTAGATGTTGTGATATTGCAGCCTCTCCCATCCAGTTTTCAAAAACCTGTTTGTCTCATACTGAAGTCTCATGTCTCGTGTTTTAACAGGAGAGTTTCTTGTGAGACTCGACCTTTTCACCCCTCCAGGTCCCTGTATCAGGACCAGGCAGTATTTGAAACCACGCATCATTTTTCGAGGGTTGCCAAGCGTGATATTCGGTGAATAAGCCTGAGAGTGCTGCTTTGACTAAAATAGCTGTAGCATGTTTTGTGCTCCATTTCTGTGGAGCAGAACATTCAGGCAGGCGATGAACTTACACCCAGCCCAAAATCCCAGTGACAGCAGCTGATTTCAATGCCAGCACACATCAACTGATGCCGCAGCTGATATCTCCTTTTACACACCCAAATGGCAAATCAAATATAGGCTCTGTTATTGAGATTGTTGCAGCCTGCCTACAGTTACTGATGCAGCCCTTCTCTACCTGAGATTCTCTTTTACACATTGTGTTTGACTTAATCAGTGTTTTGTCCTTGATGCCTGCTCTGTTCTGTGCCTGCTGGGCTTTCACTGCCCTCAGACTGTCCATGTACATTCATACAAGGGCAGTAAGTCCCACAACAGAGCAACACTGCAACAATGAATCTTGTGACTGGACTGCTCCTTCCTGAGgtttaaaaacattatttaatGACAGTAAATAGTTTCCAACTCCTACTCTGGCTCGCTGATAAGTATAAAGATTCATATTGTATTTCAAAACGCTCCCACAGGTTTGTCTTATCCACAGAGAGCAAGGCTGAGCGTCATCCTCTCGTAGTTTTGCAGGTGTTACTGACATATTTACaggtgaaaatttaaaaaaaaaaaatatagccaGGGTTAAGGAGGAGTGAGGCTAATTTTCAGGTAAAAACAGCTTTAGACTGAATTATCAGCAGCTGAATACAATTAATCTAAATGAGTCAGAGATATTATTTGGTTGCCAGCGTGAACTTGCAAACTAAGATTTATCATGTCCACAAAAACATGACTTGCAGAGTCTGTTATGGATGACTGCGAGTGTAAAGTCTGTGTAAACAGTTTTCTGAGCATGTTTTCAGAAAGTTACAGAATCACGGGTACGGACAATTACAGAGATGATCTGTGCATTCTTGCGTGGGTAAAAATGTTcaagctgttgtttgtttgtgtctttcAGAAATGGCGGAGCGTCACAACATCAAGCAGATTTTGACCCTGGCCAGAGATCTTGTGTGCAAGGTGCAGATGCTGATAGAGAACAAGTGATTGTGCTGTTTGTCTTCTTTTCCTTCCGAGCAAAGTGTGACCGGCTGTAGCAGCACAAGAGAAGAACGCACGCTCTCACACGTACATGAAGCCTTTACAATCATTTTGCTGCTATGAGCCTTACTGACTATATCCTCTATGTTATTCgatgttgtttgtgttgtcGGCAGGTGTGTGAGAATATTACGCTTAACATTTGTCAGTACGTTGAagtgaaaacaaatgtaaagctgtttaatttccaaatatttctttttttttttctcagaaatcCCTCAAGTGTCAATTTTAGTCCGAGTGCACTTAATATTTTCAGATAAAGATGGTTTTAGCTGCACGTTTCaaaccaaaaagcagaaatgaatTCAACCAGAGACTATATTTATGGGAAAAATACATTGTGATAATAGTTTATATTGATTATTTTTCGTCTACAAGATAGAGCTATTAAAGAAATACAGTTATCCTCTTATTCTAACGAAGGAAAGAATGTCTGCAGACTTTTAATATGCTTTACACCCAAAAGCAAAAGTAGTTTTTacagactgattcaggacactGGCTTGGAGCCCAAAGTGTAACCCAGTCCAGTTACGTTTCACACAGTGTTCAGGATAATTCAGCTTTTAGCACCACGTTACTGGTTTAGCCAGCGGTGTTTCCAGTGTTCTTGAACTGCCTCGTCTGCCAAATAGTATGTCTTTATTTGTTACGTGTGTTAACCGTGGTGTAGCGGGAgaagaaaatgtgtttgaatTATTGGAAATAAATTATCTTGTAAAATCATAATCTGACATTTATGTTACCGATTGATGTCTTAGCAGATATTCGTGTAAAGAAACAAGCTTGGTTTGattaacttcttctttttttttttcattatccaGTGAACCAAGTGTGAACTTTGTAAATTGTGATTACtcatcttgatttttttttttccttgtgttgTCCTGTATCGTCCGGTGcctgttttaaatgttaattttagCTGAATAGCGGAGATCATATGATTATTCAGTGTGAGGATGGTTTAAGCAGAGAGCTGAGAATGAAAGTTACCGTATGGCAGATTTTTAAAAGTgcattttttagttttttggcaGATTTGACAGACTTATACTCGTCATTCAAAGCCTAAAACTTCAAGTGTTGTTTCAAGGGTGTGGTAGGATGAGCTGCATTTAATCTTGGTGTTTCTTTGTGAATGCTAAATGCTGTCAGAAAGcctgttttaatttattgtaaCATTTATGccaaagtatttatttatttattcattcatccatttctttctttcGGAGGCTGCTTTGTTTGTAAATcggatatttttattttgtggccAGTTCTAAATGTGTATTGTAAAACAATCAAATTCTATACTTAGGtcatatatacaatatattaaATGGTATATgttctaataataaaaaaaataaaatggaatcaTTATTTTTCCATAATTGTAATGTGCATTTTACTAAATACAGTCAAAGTGAGGGGGGCTGATTAGGCAGATATACCAACAGGGCTCTGTTTATtagtaagaaaacaaaaatcaagaTCAGGaaatcatgtgaaaaagaaattacCCTTTAAATAGGTTTTATGTATCAGGACTTAATATAATAAATCACCTGCTCCCTAGCAGGGTCTAATTTCTTTTCTTACTAAGCcaaaatgcagcagcagcagtgtgaaaaactaaatacaccCCATCATTCAACAGGTTTTTACCCAGCTTTAGCAGCAAAAACATGAAGTAATCGAGGCATTTTGGCCCACTTGTttctttacaacattgcttcagCTATGAGGTTTGGAGACATTCGTTTCATTTATATACATCTCCAGTTGGTTTGAGGTGGCTGtgttgatatgctgtgtttttggttttcatCAAACATGGTTCTGTGCGTTATGGCCAGACATGAAAGTGGGCGTGTCCAAAGGAAATTGTTCCAGAAGACTTCTGGAGGTTTACTCAACTCTTCCAAACAAATGATAGTTGTTCAGTCCTTTCATTACATTGCACAGTTGCATTGAATTTGCTGGGACTGTGACTCTTGGTGAAGACAACAACTTTCTCACTATAGAATGACTGACTTCAAACTGCTTTATAACCCTTCCCAGATTGATTTAACTGATTTCCCAGATCAACATTTGCTGCTTggtattgtgttaacacactTAAATGCTCCAAACTGCCAAAGCTTCTTCTTTTACAGAGGTGCTCACGCTTTCCGATTTGCATTTGATTGGCCAATAATGAATCAGTGTGTAATATGTCATCTTGTGACCTAGATAACTTTGGAACTTATTAAGGATTCAATTAAGTTTTCATTACTCCCTGATACTAAAACccttaaaaatgaaagaaagtgtACTTTCACTTCACattaaagtttttacaaatgaaagagctcttttttttcctgagggTGGTGATTAAATTGTGACTTATTTTGTCAAGAGACTCTGTACAGATTTTCAAGTCAAGAATTACACCTTAGTGGAAATCGGCTTCAttgcattcattttttaaaacgagCTTCTCAGCACGTTTGTCTCCTTACAGGGTGAAGAACGCCGTTATTATGTCAGCAGGGTTGGTATGTATTCTGAGTAGTTTGAAAACTGGAAACAAAAACTGACGCCCGAACAGGGACTTGAACCCTGGACCCTCAGATTAAAAGTCTGATGCTCTACCGACTGAGCTATCCGGGC includes these proteins:
- the sgsm1a gene encoding small G protein signaling modulator 1 isoform X3, with translation MATIMAEAETRQRLLRTVKKEVKQIMEEAVTRKFVHEDSSHIVSFCAAVEACVLHGLKRRAAGFLRSNKIAALFTKVGKSFPPAEELCRKAQELEQIIETKRSQSLQSQDSIRKMPRLPSLSPPVVKNLWIRTALFEKVLDKIVLYLVENSSKYYEKEAVLMDPVDGPILASLLVGPCALEYTKMKTADHFWTDPSADELVQRHRIHGGLCRQDSPTKRPALCIQKRHSSSSMDERPSPSPSAREYVESLHQNNRATLLFGKNNVLVQPRDDMEAIPGYLSLHQTAELMTLKWTPNQLMNGSVGDLEYERSVYWDYAMTIPLEEIVYLHCHQQVDSGGTVVLVSQDGIQRPPLRFPKGGHLLQFLSCLENGLLPHGQLDPPLWSQRGKGKVFPKLRKRVPQGSGSSDSVSDKEEDEATDYVFRILFANSQSEFVTPPDLMDPGAKMWHPTLRKSSCSSCSQGSFSEAATPKGCNHERTPLKLLCDNMKYQIISRAFYGWLAYCRHLSTVRTHLSALVNHTIVAPDVPCAASGGLTADVWQTFLKDCTAYKEQELLRLVYFGGVDPSLRKEVWPFLLGHYQFGMSEAERKEVDDQVRVCYQQTMGEWLSCEEIVRQREKEQHAAALAKCSSGASMDSYSQKMKHHDSTVSNEVFESVEEVDQIEMEPKNGETKQVPKLPNGALQNGTSSPDSGHPSSRNFSITSGLSDGSFSTEDSAAQDTTPRPAAVPQVSQSSVKPAGGESEGQSLEKDGQVEGEVKDKRVEKEKASDVTKTSKHAAETGDKIDTKKTSLKPETKDNIEESQAVKAAGTKHEDKSLDGNIKGDESLETLEVAKALKPEEANVEKMKEVDESKTSKEVLVTGGKEKIFKGPGAPEMENLTLSADTRVVKAREAYSAAQKDEPHIMTESDESPSAIEMEEIPKAKVSMVPWSRKGHCETSSSSENSPPHVELRQKEEQRKLSPEGTESNLSEPEMESLYPPFDSLAASENTKNQVTSQVSTGSPFSQELLDLYTLNLHRIEKDVQRCDRNYWYFTPANLEKLRNIMCSYIWRHLDIGYVQGMCDLLAPLLVILDDEAMAFSCFTELMKRMNQNFPHGGAMDTHFANMRSLIQILDSELFELMHQNGDYTHFYFCYRWFLLDFKRELVYDDVFAVWETIWAAKHVSSSHFVLFIALALVEVYRDIILENNMDFTDIIKFFNEMAERHNIKQILTLARDLVCKVQMLIENK
- the sgsm1a gene encoding small G protein signaling modulator 1 isoform X1; translated protein: MATIMAEAETRQRLLRTVKKEVKQIMEEAVTRKFVHEDSSHIVSFCAAVEACVLHGLKRRAAGFLRSNKIAALFTKVGKSFPPAEELCRKAQELEQIIETKRSQSLQSQDSIRKMPRLPSLSPPVVKNLWIRTALFEKVLDKIVLYLVENSSKYYEKEAVLMDPVDGPILASLLVGPCALEYTKMKTADHFWTDPSADELVQRHRIHGGLCRQDSPTKRPALCIQKRHSSSSMDERPSPSPSAREYVESLHQNNRATLLFGKNNVLVQPRDDMEAIPGYLSLHQTAELMTLKWTPNQLMNGSVGDLEYERSVYWDYAMTIPLEEIVYLHCHQQVDSGGTVVLVSQDGIQRPPLRFPKGGHLLQFLSCLENGLLPHGQLDPPLWSQRGKGKVFPKLRKRVPQGSGSSDSVSDKEEDEATDYVFRILFANSQSEFVTPPDLMDPGAKMWHPTLRKSSCSSCSQGSFSEAATPKGCNHERTPLKLLCDNMKYQIISRAFYGWLAYCRHLSTVRTHLSALVNHTIVAPDVPCAASGGLTADVWQTFLKDCTAYKEQELLRLVYFGGVDPSLRKEVWPFLLGHYQFGMSEAERKEVDDQVRVCYQQTMGEWLSCEEIVRQREKEQHAAALAKCSSGASMDSYSQKMKHHDSTVSNESSQSSDRQSLARLQSDSSSSTQFFTSSQPFPWSSLLPFGLFFQVFESVEEVDQIEMEPKNGETKQVPKLPNGALQNGTSSPDSGHPSSRNFSITSGLSDGSFSTEDSAAQDTTPRPAAVPQVSQSSVKPAGGESEGQSLEKDGQVEGEVKDKRVEKEKASDVTKTSKHAAETGDKIDTKKTSLKPETKDNIEESQAVKAAGTKHEDKSLDGNIKGDESLETLEVAKALKPEEANVEKMKEVDESKTSKEVLVTGGKEKIFKGPGAPEMENLTLSADTRVVKAREAYSAAQKDEPHIMTESDESPSAIEMEEIPKAKVSMVPWSRKGHCETSSSSENSPPHVELRQKEEQRKLSPEGTESNLSEPEMESLYPPFDSLAASENTKNQVTSQVSTGSPFSQELLDLYTLNLHRIEKDVQRCDRNYWYFTPANLEKLRNIMCSYIWRHLDIGYVQGMCDLLAPLLVILDDEAMAFSCFTELMKRMNQNFPHGGAMDTHFANMRSLIQILDSELFELMHQNGDYTHFYFCYRWFLLDFKRELVYDDVFAVWETIWAAKHVSSSHFVLFIALALVEVYRDIILENNMDFTDIIKFFNEMAERHNIKQILTLARDLVCKVQMLIENK